The following coding sequences are from one Pigmentibacter sp. JX0631 window:
- the sufU gene encoding Fe-S cluster assembly sulfur transfer protein SufU, producing the protein MSENLQSSQTIELNSLYQEVIVDHSKRPRFKSKQFPCQFCQEGKNPLCGDMITVFCNIQTKENSFPLLSIGFDGSGCSISQASASIMCEKLQNVTLSQAQQAIQLAEQIYTGKVTVNSNDLDEDIEALNGVSKFPVRIKCAALPWKTLDLLLNDSFDEKGMPKSGCDKNENCAKSNNNKRKLKIVTTEA; encoded by the coding sequence ATGTCGGAAAACCTGCAATCATCACAGACGATAGAGCTAAATTCATTGTATCAGGAAGTAATCGTTGATCATTCAAAACGTCCTCGTTTTAAGTCAAAACAATTTCCTTGCCAATTTTGTCAAGAAGGGAAAAACCCTTTGTGTGGTGACATGATAACCGTGTTTTGTAACATTCAGACTAAAGAAAACTCTTTTCCACTTCTCTCTATTGGATTTGACGGTTCTGGATGCTCCATAAGTCAAGCTAGCGCAAGCATTATGTGTGAAAAACTCCAAAATGTTACTTTATCTCAGGCACAACAAGCAATTCAATTAGCCGAACAAATATATACTGGAAAAGTAACAGTTAATTCAAACGATCTGGATGAAGATATTGAAGCGTTAAATGGCGTAAGTAAATTCCCTGTAAGAATAAAATGTGCCGCGTTACCTTGGAAAACTTTGGATCTTCTTCTAAATGATAGCTTTGATGAAAAAGGCATGCCAAAAAGTGGCTGTGATAAAAACGAAAATTGTGCAAAATCTAATAATAATAAACGCAAATTAAAAATTGTAACAACAGAAGCTTAG
- the sufC gene encoding Fe-S cluster assembly ATPase SufC yields the protein MLSIKNLKASVGEKEILKGINLDVPKGEVHVIMGPNGVGKSTLAHVLMGSKAYQLSNGHIYLDSEDISQLDTAERAKKGVFLAFQYPVAVPGLRLSEYLRNLYNIRHEKQLSVSEFRKVLKDKLQLLEIDRVTLQRYLNDGFSGGEMKRFEMLQLLLLEPKLAILDEIDSGVDVDAQKIVANCINHVAKETKTSFLIVTHYQRLLSFIKPDKVHVVLDGIIHRSGDMSLVDELERNGYDHIRQNHPTVTL from the coding sequence ATGTTATCCATCAAAAACTTAAAGGCATCAGTAGGTGAAAAAGAAATTCTTAAAGGAATAAACCTTGATGTTCCAAAAGGCGAAGTACATGTCATTATGGGGCCCAACGGAGTAGGTAAATCCACTTTAGCACATGTGCTAATGGGCTCAAAAGCTTATCAATTATCTAATGGTCATATCTATTTAGATTCTGAAGACATTAGTCAATTAGATACTGCTGAAAGAGCAAAAAAAGGAGTGTTTCTAGCATTTCAATATCCCGTTGCTGTTCCAGGACTTCGCTTGTCTGAATATCTCAGAAATTTATATAATATTCGCCATGAGAAACAATTAAGCGTTTCTGAGTTTAGAAAAGTTTTGAAAGATAAACTCCAGCTTTTAGAAATCGACAGAGTAACTTTACAAAGATATTTAAACGATGGGTTTTCTGGCGGTGAAATGAAGCGTTTTGAAATGCTTCAACTACTATTGCTAGAACCAAAATTAGCTATTCTTGATGAAATTGATTCTGGTGTGGATGTCGATGCGCAAAAAATTGTAGCTAATTGTATAAATCATGTCGCTAAAGAAACAAAAACTAGTTTTCTTATTGTTACGCACTATCAGCGCCTTCTAAGTTTTATAAAACCTGATAAAGTACATGTTGTTTTAGACGGGATAATTCATCGTTCTGGTGACATGTCTTTGGTAGATGAGTTAGAACGTAACGGATATGATCATATTCGTCAAAATCATCCTACAGTAACTTTATAA
- the sufB gene encoding Fe-S cluster assembly protein SufB, translating to MQKKKTNEQDPNLEAKSQLNILDDYKYGFHVKENYVFKGAKSDKGLTKEIVTEISKFKNEPEWMLEFRLNALNIFHEKPMPTWGDTKALNEIDFTNIHYFVRPTERVGTSWDEVPTEIKDTFDRLGIPEAERKFLAGVSAQFESEVVYHSMQKQLEEKGVLFFDMDTGLRLYPDIVKKYFGSVIPSHDNKFAALNSAVWSGGSFIYVPKGVHVDIPLQAYFRINTENMGQFERTLIIADEGSSVHYIEGCTAPVYRSDSLHSAVVELIAMKGAKIRYTTIQNWSKNIFNLVTKRAYAYEDALVEWVDGNIGSKLTMKYPAVYLMGPRARGEILSVAFGGKGMHQDAGAKIIHAAPNTTSVITSKSISKDGGCTTYRGLVKIPKGIVGCKSKVQCDALLMDEKSSSITYPTMEIEEQIGTEVGHEASVSRVSDDQIYYLTSRGFSERQATLMVVNGFIEAFVKELPMEYAVELNRLIEIEFEGVG from the coding sequence ATGCAGAAGAAAAAAACAAACGAACAAGATCCAAATCTAGAAGCAAAATCTCAATTAAATATTCTTGATGATTATAAATACGGATTTCATGTTAAAGAAAATTATGTGTTTAAAGGAGCAAAATCTGATAAAGGTTTAACAAAAGAAATTGTTACTGAAATTTCTAAGTTCAAAAATGAACCTGAATGGATGCTTGAATTTCGCTTAAATGCTTTAAATATATTCCATGAAAAGCCTATGCCTACTTGGGGTGATACAAAAGCTTTAAATGAAATTGATTTTACAAATATTCACTATTTTGTCCGTCCTACTGAAAGAGTTGGAACGAGTTGGGATGAAGTTCCAACAGAAATTAAAGATACTTTTGATCGCTTAGGTATTCCAGAAGCAGAAAGAAAATTTTTAGCAGGAGTTTCTGCCCAGTTTGAATCTGAAGTGGTTTATCATAGTATGCAAAAACAACTTGAAGAAAAAGGCGTACTCTTTTTTGATATGGATACTGGTCTCAGACTTTATCCAGATATTGTGAAAAAATATTTTGGATCAGTTATTCCTTCCCATGATAACAAATTTGCGGCCTTAAATTCTGCAGTTTGGAGTGGTGGAAGTTTTATATATGTTCCTAAAGGCGTTCATGTCGATATCCCTTTGCAAGCTTATTTTAGAATTAATACTGAAAATATGGGACAATTTGAAAGAACTTTAATTATTGCAGATGAAGGTTCTTCCGTTCATTATATCGAAGGTTGTACTGCGCCTGTTTACCGTTCTGACTCCTTACATTCAGCTGTTGTCGAATTGATAGCAATGAAAGGTGCAAAAATTCGCTATACGACAATTCAAAACTGGTCAAAAAATATATTTAATTTAGTTACCAAAAGAGCATACGCTTATGAAGATGCCTTGGTAGAATGGGTTGATGGAAATATTGGCTCTAAATTAACAATGAAATATCCTGCTGTTTATTTAATGGGGCCTAGAGCTAGAGGTGAAATTTTATCTGTTGCGTTTGGTGGGAAAGGTATGCACCAAGATGCTGGCGCAAAAATTATCCATGCAGCACCTAATACTACAAGTGTAATTACATCAAAATCTATTTCAAAAGATGGCGGTTGTACCACTTACCGTGGGCTTGTAAAAATTCCTAAAGGTATTGTTGGTTGTAAAAGTAAAGTGCAATGCGACGCTTTGTTAATGGATGAGAAATCGTCATCCATAACTTATCCAACTATGGAAATTGAAGAGCAAATTGGTACAGAAGTGGGACATGAAGCGAGTGTAAGTCGTGTCAGTGATGACCAAATTTATTACTTAACAAGCCGTGGTTTTTCGGAACGCCAAGCAACTTTGATGGTTGTAAATGGATTTATTGAAGCCTTTGTTAAGGAATTACCAATGGAATATGCGGTTGAGTTAAATCGATTGATTGAAATTGAATTTGAAGGAGTAGGTTAA
- a CDS encoding SufD family Fe-S cluster assembly protein, with the protein MTLDYFDGKKLSLCPTYPEESWRKTNPEIFFLPENEVINFEGNNTLENLQNHFLPWKVAFRSENLLSDKINDLTEFLGSSSIEIIKNELARIIFVEVFHGRVDISASNSLKSSVEYSSKPSEIESIAPNSDIGFALASRLKASSPHEFCISINNSNNNEVPLIIVKNNTSPDFSQSYSAMKIEIEKGSRADLLLIDGRAPFNYHRHSIVIHEKSVLNQFWLQYSSNEMNKSVSLYERSVKLSANATFNDAQLFLPEGNSRVTSNVIFQGEKGQANSGGAVVSLKGKFDYEPIQHHKKPQCQSALNLKMILASRARSVFQGLVKIDKNAGKTKAFQLNKNLLLSKQARVDASPRLEILPNDVVCKHGSATGEVDQKQLYYMATRGFSPTEAKKLIIHSFARETLNNLSEASVLLPIAEATLEHVLVNTLDKV; encoded by the coding sequence ATGACATTGGATTATTTTGATGGAAAAAAATTATCTTTGTGTCCAACTTACCCTGAAGAAAGTTGGCGAAAAACAAATCCTGAAATTTTCTTTTTACCAGAAAATGAAGTAATTAATTTCGAAGGAAATAATACCTTAGAAAACTTACAGAATCATTTTCTTCCTTGGAAGGTTGCATTTCGTAGTGAGAATCTATTATCTGATAAAATTAATGATTTAACTGAATTTCTCGGAAGTAGTAGTATAGAAATAATTAAAAATGAATTGGCTAGAATTATATTTGTTGAAGTATTTCATGGCCGTGTAGATATTTCTGCTTCAAATTCATTAAAATCAAGTGTTGAATATTCTTCAAAACCTTCAGAAATTGAATCAATTGCTCCCAATAGTGATATTGGTTTTGCTTTAGCTAGTCGTCTGAAAGCATCTTCTCCGCATGAATTTTGTATCTCTATTAATAATAGTAATAATAATGAAGTTCCTTTAATAATTGTGAAAAATAATACTTCACCTGATTTTTCTCAATCTTATTCTGCTATGAAAATTGAAATAGAAAAAGGGAGTAGAGCCGATTTATTATTAATAGATGGTCGTGCACCGTTTAATTATCATAGACATTCTATTGTAATTCATGAGAAAAGTGTATTAAATCAATTTTGGCTTCAATACTCTAGCAACGAAATGAATAAATCTGTTTCATTATATGAACGTTCAGTTAAGTTATCAGCTAATGCTACATTTAATGATGCACAGTTATTTTTACCTGAAGGAAACTCTAGAGTAACATCTAATGTAATATTTCAAGGTGAAAAAGGTCAAGCAAATTCTGGTGGAGCTGTTGTTTCGCTCAAAGGAAAATTTGATTATGAACCAATCCAACATCATAAAAAACCACAATGTCAGTCTGCTTTAAATCTTAAAATGATTTTAGCGTCTAGAGCTAGAAGTGTATTTCAAGGTTTAGTGAAGATAGATAAAAATGCTGGTAAAACAAAAGCTTTTCAATTAAATAAAAACCTTTTACTTAGTAAACAAGCTAGAGTTGATGCATCGCCAAGATTAGAAATTTTACCGAATGATGTGGTTTGTAAGCATGGAAGTGCTACTGGTGAAGTTGATCAAAAACAACTATATTATATGGCTACTAGAGGTTTTTCTCCTACTGAAGCAAAAAAACTTATCATCCATAGTTTTGCTAGAGAAACTCTAAATAATTTATCTGAAGCTTCTGTATTGTTACCCATTGCAGAAGCAACATTAGAACATGTGCTTGTAAATACCCTTGATAAGGTTTAA
- a CDS encoding Rieske 2Fe-2S domain-containing protein, translating to MSYFRVCLLSDLSDSKPKKFEIDGIELLFVKSIFQLDKVWAFDSNCNHADKPLENGRWNAEKAEITCPFHKAVFSIKDGGEVKSPPACVPLSVYETEIREENSSQVVFVKLD from the coding sequence ATGTCTTATTTTAGAGTTTGTTTACTAAGTGATTTGTCTGATTCAAAACCAAAAAAATTTGAAATTGATGGAATTGAGTTATTATTTGTAAAGTCTATTTTTCAATTAGATAAAGTTTGGGCTTTTGATAGTAATTGCAATCATGCTGATAAGCCTTTAGAAAATGGTAGATGGAATGCAGAGAAAGCCGAAATCACATGCCCATTTCATAAAGCTGTTTTTTCAATTAAAGATGGAGGGGAGGTTAAGTCTCCTCCTGCCTGTGTTCCTTTGTCTGTTTACGAAACAGAAATAAGAGAAGAAAATTCTTCTCAGGTTGTTTTTGTAAAATTAGATTAA
- a CDS encoding YajQ family cyclic di-GMP-binding protein produces the protein MPSFDIVSEVSIQEVDNAVNQAQKELASRYDFKGKKYELILDKQKAEMKLTADSESHVVAMADIVNSKLLKRGIDLVSLDVEKIKPVGGMQLSQSIKIKQGIETDVAKKITKAIKDAKLKVDTQIQDKQIRVSGKKIDDLQLVIAMLKEKQQEFKIPMQFVNMKN, from the coding sequence ATGCCTAGCTTTGACATTGTTTCAGAAGTTAGTATTCAAGAAGTAGATAATGCAGTAAATCAGGCGCAAAAAGAGTTGGCTTCGCGCTACGATTTTAAAGGCAAAAAATATGAATTGATTTTAGATAAGCAAAAAGCAGAAATGAAATTAACTGCAGATTCAGAATCACACGTAGTTGCAATGGCCGATATAGTGAATTCAAAGTTACTTAAACGTGGAATTGATTTAGTTTCTTTAGATGTCGAAAAGATAAAACCGGTTGGTGGAATGCAACTATCGCAAAGTATAAAAATAAAACAGGGTATTGAGACAGATGTTGCTAAAAAAATAACAAAAGCCATAAAAGATGCAAAATTAAAAGTAGATACTCAAATTCAAGATAAACAAATTCGAGTTTCGGGAAAAAAAATTGATGATTTGCAATTAGTAATTGCAATGTTAAAAGAAAAGCAACAAGAATTTAAAATACCAATGCAGTTTGTAAATATGAAAAATTAA
- a CDS encoding DUF2797 domain-containing protein — protein sequence MNYILQKRNYPLVKMNYEIIPRTTTFSLEKLENKQLNSKETIDINITYFLDKEKIIPIGKQRKIKLFHLGNYNCNSCTKVVKKLFDGFCFPCFKYKACADKCIMSPHLCHYMNGTCREPTWGDEYCYQPHYVYLSYTDKFKVGITRESQIPTRWIDQGATSAVLLAKVSSRNQAGILEHKLKEIIHDKSHWINMLKSGNEKPSISLFYETYTKISQWIKSNSLLELDEYKAKLPTHLKLKNEITLFENPTILNIEYPFPEQINKFQSINLEKNNTFEEEIMGIKGQYLMFKNHVFNVRRHEGFLVDFSIT from the coding sequence TTGAATTATATCCTCCAAAAAAGAAATTATCCTTTAGTAAAAATGAATTACGAAATTATTCCAAGAACAACAACTTTCTCATTAGAAAAACTTGAAAACAAACAATTAAATTCTAAAGAAACAATTGATATTAATATCACATATTTTCTTGATAAAGAAAAAATAATTCCAATAGGTAAACAAAGAAAAATAAAATTATTTCATTTAGGAAATTACAACTGTAATTCATGTACAAAAGTTGTAAAAAAACTATTTGATGGCTTTTGCTTTCCTTGTTTTAAATATAAAGCATGCGCTGATAAATGCATTATGAGTCCACATTTATGTCACTACATGAACGGCACCTGCCGGGAACCGACTTGGGGTGATGAATACTGTTATCAACCACATTATGTCTACCTCTCTTATACAGATAAATTTAAAGTTGGAATTACAAGAGAATCTCAAATTCCAACTCGCTGGATAGATCAAGGAGCAACAAGCGCTGTATTACTTGCAAAAGTTTCATCTAGAAATCAAGCTGGAATATTAGAACATAAATTAAAAGAAATCATTCATGATAAAAGTCATTGGATCAATATGCTCAAAAGCGGAAATGAAAAACCGTCCATTTCTCTTTTTTATGAAACTTATACCAAAATATCACAATGGATAAAAAGTAATTCTCTATTAGAATTAGATGAATACAAAGCTAAATTACCAACACATTTAAAGTTAAAAAATGAAATAACTTTATTTGAAAATCCTACGATATTAAATATAGAATATCCATTCCCTGAACAAATTAATAAATTTCAATCGATAAATTTAGAAAAGAATAATACTTTTGAAGAAGAAATTATGGGAATTAAAGGTCAATATTTAATGTTTAAAAACCATGTTTTTAATGTCAGAAGACATGAAGGCTTTTTAGTAGATTTTTCTATTACTTAA
- a CDS encoding lytic transglycosylase domain-containing protein gives MKFNNINILDKNEPSKKKKVFLTACKTLTTFCFLPLLVSCQSSLKQSDLYLSSENSEIYSKNSSIDKKLANNEKQESNQSTSRFDAKKESKKQGIVKSQKPQQAYAPPKKTKPEEDLELSSDNNIIPSPDETEDLNDNLSLTTSDEAISLEKLETSELAGFSQNYSTGEGAENTLICDDNIYYDSWKEQFDSQWLANHGHEHSSVAQRNKALALARTNEYIKIVYPSIEKTGFDFPVVINQQVLQWINYFTNPGRNYFVVWLKRGRALMPKMEKILEEYGLPKDLKYLSMIESGYNPKALSYVGAVGLWQFMPATARENGLIINDYLDERRDLNKSTRAAANYLSRLYSTFGSWHLSAASYNGGPGLVRKTLRNYGTDSSFFELTSMGVVNKETADYVPKLIAAMIIAKNQEKFGFDTTDAPLPAPTKIVEVKRSIALSDLAQNLKIDKSVLEAMNPELRLGITPPASATAEGKFDLEVPASHYENALLAINQLPEASNKYIIAARIHRRESLVSFAARYKVSQAAILHANSKLKANAHLRKGQVIYIPISLGNGMYDKLTAQKFLAKRNASKKSQIHHISSKNSKIVAQNEHISKSKKAKSSSMQKSKKKIKSLATAQQKSSKGKKVATSGNRKTSR, from the coding sequence GTGAAATTTAATAATATCAATATCTTAGATAAAAATGAACCCTCTAAAAAAAAGAAAGTATTTCTTACTGCTTGTAAAACGCTAACAACATTCTGTTTTTTGCCATTGCTAGTGAGTTGTCAAAGCTCTTTAAAGCAATCTGATTTGTATTTATCATCCGAAAATTCTGAAATATATAGTAAAAACAGTAGCATAGATAAAAAGTTAGCAAATAACGAAAAGCAAGAATCAAATCAAAGTACTTCCAGATTTGATGCGAAAAAAGAAAGTAAAAAGCAAGGAATAGTTAAGTCACAAAAGCCACAACAAGCCTATGCTCCGCCAAAAAAGACAAAGCCAGAAGAAGACTTAGAGTTATCCTCTGATAATAATATCATTCCAAGTCCTGACGAAACTGAAGATCTCAATGATAACCTTTCTTTGACAACATCTGATGAGGCTATTTCACTTGAAAAACTTGAAACTTCTGAACTAGCCGGCTTTTCTCAAAATTACTCAACAGGAGAAGGAGCGGAAAACACTCTTATATGTGATGACAACATTTATTATGACTCTTGGAAAGAGCAATTTGACAGTCAATGGTTGGCTAATCACGGACATGAACATAGTTCTGTAGCTCAAAGAAACAAAGCTTTAGCCCTCGCAAGAACAAATGAATATATAAAAATAGTTTATCCTTCGATTGAAAAAACAGGATTTGATTTTCCTGTAGTCATTAATCAACAAGTTTTGCAATGGATTAATTACTTCACTAATCCCGGAAGAAATTATTTTGTTGTCTGGTTAAAGCGAGGAAGGGCATTAATGCCTAAAATGGAGAAAATTTTAGAAGAATATGGTCTTCCTAAAGATTTAAAATATTTATCAATGATTGAATCAGGTTATAACCCAAAAGCTCTAAGTTACGTTGGTGCTGTTGGACTATGGCAATTTATGCCTGCTACAGCTAGGGAAAATGGTTTAATTATTAACGATTACCTAGATGAACGCCGTGATTTAAATAAATCTACTAGAGCGGCAGCTAATTATTTATCTCGTCTTTATTCAACATTTGGATCTTGGCATTTATCTGCTGCAAGTTACAATGGAGGACCAGGTCTAGTCAGAAAAACTCTGAGAAATTATGGAACAGATTCCTCTTTTTTTGAATTAACTTCTATGGGAGTTGTAAATAAAGAAACAGCCGATTATGTACCAAAATTAATTGCAGCTATGATTATCGCAAAAAATCAAGAAAAATTTGGCTTTGATACAACTGATGCTCCGCTGCCAGCACCTACAAAAATTGTTGAAGTAAAACGTTCCATAGCGCTTTCCGATTTAGCTCAAAATTTAAAAATTGATAAAAGTGTATTAGAAGCAATGAACCCAGAGCTGAGATTGGGCATTACTCCTCCAGCGAGCGCTACTGCTGAAGGAAAATTCGATTTGGAAGTACCAGCGAGTCACTATGAAAATGCTCTTTTGGCAATTAATCAGTTACCTGAAGCTTCAAATAAATATATTATTGCTGCAAGAATTCATAGACGCGAATCATTGGTTTCTTTTGCTGCGCGTTACAAAGTATCACAAGCCGCCATTTTACATGCTAACAGTAAGTTAAAAGCTAATGCGCATTTGAGAAAGGGTCAAGTTATATATATTCCTATCTCTTTAGGGAACGGTATGTATGATAAGCTAACTGCACAAAAGTTTTTGGCGAAAAGAAATGCTTCGAAAAAATCACAAATACATCATATTTCTTCAAAAAATAGTAAAATAGTCGCACAAAACGAGCATATAAGTAAGTCTAAAAAAGCTAAATCTTCTTCCATGCAAAAAAGTAAAAAGAAAATTAAAAGCCTAGCTACTGCTCAACAAAAAAGTAGTAAAGGAAAAAAGGTTGCCACATCAGGCAATCGGAAAACTTCTCGCTAG
- a CDS encoding transporter substrate-binding domain-containing protein, which yields MKSYVFCFLMLLKSNLIFANNYMLRVPTFESKPKFYKKNGKVIGLCIDVLSEIEKVEPKLKFTGMDEQISIVQIEQMVTDGEADIFLCNGETERRNVKLKKVNVPIFQAQSVLVARSEDAVEIKNIQDLQKLYPNNLVLSWKGTEQNDWILKKSKVMTDSGISGTNNMERLFQMLLTNRGRFLFVQKYTAINSIKELSLEKKVKILHPPLSVSNRYIWVSRKVPLEAVNLIEKALNKLKAKKILHELAKKYDID from the coding sequence GTGAAGAGTTATGTGTTTTGCTTCTTAATGTTACTAAAAAGTAACTTAATTTTTGCGAATAACTATATGCTAAGAGTTCCTACTTTTGAAAGTAAACCAAAATTTTATAAAAAAAATGGGAAGGTTATTGGATTATGTATTGATGTTTTGTCAGAAATTGAAAAAGTTGAGCCAAAATTGAAATTTACGGGGATGGATGAACAAATTTCAATCGTCCAAATAGAGCAAATGGTAACAGATGGGGAGGCTGATATTTTTCTATGCAATGGTGAAACTGAACGTCGAAATGTAAAATTGAAGAAAGTAAATGTGCCAATATTTCAAGCTCAATCAGTGCTAGTAGCAAGAAGTGAAGACGCTGTTGAAATTAAAAATATCCAAGATTTACAAAAACTCTATCCTAATAATTTAGTTCTTTCATGGAAAGGTACGGAACAAAATGATTGGATACTAAAAAAATCAAAGGTCATGACTGATAGTGGAATATCAGGCACGAATAATATGGAACGGTTGTTTCAAATGCTGCTAACAAATAGAGGGCGATTTTTATTTGTCCAAAAATATACAGCTATAAATAGCATAAAAGAATTAAGTTTGGAAAAGAAAGTTAAAATACTTCATCCACCTCTTTCAGTTTCAAATAGATATATTTGGGTTTCAAGAAAAGTTCCTTTAGAAGCAGTTAACTTAATTGAAAAAGCATTAAATAAATTAAAAGCTAAAAAAATTTTACATGAGCTTGCAAAAAAATACGATATTGATTAA
- a CDS encoding MFS transporter, which translates to MFSILKPKTSVVKIPNEKIKETYNRFRIMALSSVFIGYLSYYLVRNNFTLSTPYLQHELQLTNTQIGFLSSCMLISYGISKGVMSSLADKANPKMYMALGLILCSIVNIGLGFSSLFWVFVGFVILNGIFQGMGVAPSFITIANWFPSSERGRVGSIWNISHNIGGGVVSPIIGGSLAVLGQDKWQISSFIIPAGISIGIAFLVIYLGKGSPSQEGLPELKDIIPEKMTANQKNEEHPPENMSAYQIFIKYVLKNKNAWYVAFVDVFVYMVRFGMLSWLPIYLLKEKDFTKNEMSIAFLFFEWAAIPSTLLAGYISDKLFKGRPMPLAIICMSLIFVCIIGYWQSESVHTVTIFASIVGCLIYVPQFLASVQTMEVVPKFAVGSAVGLRGFMSYILGATLGTSLFGFLVDKYGWHAGFYALMLGSILCIVFCILSHINLNTNEIYKKN; encoded by the coding sequence ATGTTTTCAATATTAAAACCAAAAACTTCTGTAGTAAAAATTCCCAATGAAAAAATAAAGGAGACCTATAACCGATTTCGTATTATGGCTCTTTCAAGTGTTTTTATTGGGTATTTATCATATTATTTAGTACGTAACAATTTTACTCTTTCGACTCCATATTTACAGCACGAATTGCAATTAACAAATACTCAAATTGGTTTTTTAAGCAGTTGCATGCTCATCTCTTATGGAATTAGCAAGGGAGTAATGAGTAGTTTAGCTGATAAAGCTAATCCAAAAATGTATATGGCTCTTGGTTTAATTCTTTGTTCAATTGTAAATATAGGACTAGGATTTAGCTCTTTATTCTGGGTTTTTGTAGGTTTTGTTATTTTAAATGGTATTTTTCAAGGAATGGGAGTAGCTCCCTCATTTATTACTATTGCAAATTGGTTTCCAAGCTCCGAAAGAGGAAGAGTAGGCTCCATATGGAACATATCACATAATATTGGAGGAGGAGTTGTTTCTCCTATAATCGGCGGTTCCCTCGCTGTACTTGGGCAAGATAAATGGCAAATTTCTAGTTTTATTATTCCTGCAGGAATATCAATTGGAATCGCTTTTTTAGTTATTTATCTTGGAAAAGGCTCTCCTTCTCAAGAAGGATTGCCTGAATTAAAAGATATTATCCCTGAAAAAATGACTGCAAACCAAAAAAATGAAGAACACCCTCCTGAAAATATGTCCGCTTATCAAATTTTTATAAAATATGTTCTTAAAAATAAAAATGCCTGGTATGTCGCATTCGTCGATGTGTTTGTCTATATGGTACGCTTTGGAATGTTAAGCTGGTTGCCTATTTATTTATTAAAAGAAAAAGATTTCACTAAAAATGAAATGAGTATTGCATTTTTATTTTTTGAATGGGCAGCAATTCCATCTACTTTATTAGCAGGATACATTTCAGACAAATTATTTAAGGGTAGACCTATGCCTTTAGCAATTATTTGTATGTCATTAATTTTTGTATGTATTATTGGATACTGGCAAAGTGAATCCGTTCATACGGTAACTATATTTGCCTCGATTGTTGGATGCCTTATTTATGTTCCACAATTTTTAGCCTCAGTTCAAACTATGGAAGTTGTTCCTAAATTTGCAGTTGGATCTGCAGTAGGATTAAGAGGATTTATGAGCTATATTTTAGGAGCGACATTAGGTACTTCTTTATTTGGCTTTTTAGTAGACAAATATGGATGGCATGCTGGTTTTTATGCTCTTATGCTTGGATCTATTTTATGTATCGTATTCTGCATACTGTCACATATAAATTTAAATACAAATGAAATTTATAAGAAAAATTAA